One window of Bacillus sp. THAF10 genomic DNA carries:
- a CDS encoding YvrJ family protein produces MEQWWTWVSEVGFPIVVTFYLLHRIEQRLDSVSKSLQKLSLQLTNSSK; encoded by the coding sequence ATGGAGCAGTGGTGGACATGGGTTAGTGAAGTAGGATTCCCAATTGTTGTAACCTTCTATTTGTTACACCGTATTGAGCAAAGGCTTGATAGCGTGTCAAAATCCTTGCAGAAGTTATCCCTACAATTAACGAATAGCAGTAAATAA
- a CDS encoding undecaprenyldiphospho-muramoylpentapeptide beta-N-acetylglucosaminyltransferase — protein sequence MTKKKIVFTGGGSAGHVTPNIAIMNKLKAAGWDITYIGSRKGIEEEIISNENVPFYGISSGKLRRYFDWKNFTDPLRILKGAMEALVILKKIKPRVVFSKGGFVTVPVVMAAKMLKIPVIIHESDITPGLANKIATKFATKVFVTFDETLKHFPNDKVLFTGSPIREELFKGRAQEGRAWLGFHEQKPILTIMGGSLGAKKINETVRNILGTLTEEYQIVHICGKGNVDPSHAHTKGYKQYEYINQELPDVLAASDYIISRAGANSIFEFLALRKPMLLIPLSKQASRGDQILNAQSFEKKGFAKVLFEEDMTTDTLDTQLKTLKLEKDTLQKRMSEDSAPNTLEIILQEIVKEAK from the coding sequence ATGACAAAGAAAAAAATAGTATTCACAGGTGGAGGCTCAGCTGGGCATGTCACCCCTAATATTGCGATTATGAATAAGCTAAAAGCTGCCGGCTGGGATATTACATATATCGGTTCTCGTAAAGGAATAGAAGAGGAGATTATTTCAAATGAAAATGTCCCTTTTTATGGAATATCCAGTGGGAAACTTAGAAGGTACTTCGATTGGAAAAATTTCACGGATCCACTTCGAATTTTAAAAGGCGCAATGGAAGCTCTTGTGATCTTGAAAAAAATCAAGCCGCGCGTTGTTTTTTCAAAGGGAGGATTCGTGACCGTTCCTGTAGTGATGGCAGCAAAGATGTTAAAAATACCGGTCATCATTCACGAATCAGATATCACGCCTGGTTTGGCAAATAAAATTGCGACAAAGTTTGCGACAAAGGTGTTTGTCACTTTCGATGAAACCTTAAAGCATTTTCCAAATGATAAAGTGTTGTTTACGGGTTCACCCATTCGTGAGGAATTGTTTAAAGGTAGGGCACAGGAAGGAAGAGCTTGGCTTGGGTTTCACGAGCAAAAGCCAATTCTCACAATAATGGGGGGAAGTCTTGGAGCAAAAAAAATAAATGAGACAGTCCGAAACATCCTTGGTACGCTTACAGAGGAATATCAAATTGTTCATATCTGTGGAAAAGGTAATGTGGATCCTTCACATGCACATACAAAAGGATACAAGCAATATGAGTATATTAACCAAGAACTTCCTGATGTCTTGGCTGCTTCCGATTATATTATATCCAGGGCTGGTGCAAACTCCATTTTTGAATTTCTAGCTTTGCGAAAACCAATGCTTTTAATCCCTCTTTCTAAACAAGCAAGCAGAGGGGATCAAATCTTAAATGCTCAATCCTTTGAAAAAAAAGGCTTTGCCAAGGTTTTGTTTGAAGAAGACATGACAACTGATACACTAGATACCCAATTAAAAACCTTAAAGCTGGAAAAAGATACGCTTCAAAAAAGAATGTCTGAAGATAGTGCGCCAAATACTTTAGAAATCATTCTTCAAGAAATAGTAAAGGAAGCAAAATAA